One genomic region from Salvia hispanica cultivar TCC Black 2014 chromosome 2, UniMelb_Shisp_WGS_1.0, whole genome shotgun sequence encodes:
- the LOC125208620 gene encoding cytochrome P450 85A1-like, translating into MASFVVILGGFWGLCILSVALLKWNEVRYRKKGLPPGTMGWPLFGETTEFLKQGPAFMKNQRSRFGSIFKSHILGCPTIVSMDPELNRYILVNEAKGLVPGYPQSMLDILGKCNIAAVHGSAHKYMRGALLSLISPTMIKDQLLPKIDDFMRSHLSDWDNKIVDIQEKTKEMAFLSSFRQIASTEASSISEAFMPEFFKLVLGTLSLPINLRGTNYHRGFQARQNITCWLRTLVEERRASGEKQKDMLGLLVGEENKYKLSDEEMIDLIITILYSGYETVSTTSMMAVKYLHDHPKVLEELRKEHMAIRERKNPEDPIDYEDYRSMRFTRAVIYETSRLATIVNGVLRKTTTDMEINGYLIPKGWRIYVYTREVNYDPCLYPDPYTFNPWRWLGKGLENQHHFLIFGGGTRQCPGKELGLAEISTFLHYFVTRYRWEEVEGNKLMKFPRVEAPNGLKIRVSTP; encoded by the exons ATGGCCAGCTTTGTTGTGATTCTCGGGGGGTTCTGGGGTCTCTGCATCTTGAGTGTTGCTCTCCTGAAATGGAATGAGGTAAGGTACAGGAAGAAAGGATTGCCACCAGGTACAATGGGGTGGCCACTGTTCGGAGAGACCACTGAGTTTCTAAAACAAGGCCCAGCCTTCATGAAAAACCAAAGATCAAG ATTTGGGAGTATTTTCAAATCACACATACTAGGTTGTCCTACCATAGTATCAATGGATCCGGAGTTAAACAGGTACATCCTAGTTAATGAAGCAAAGGGCCTTGTCCCCGGCTATCCTCAGTCGATGTTGGACATACTTGGGAAATGCAACATTGCAGCTGTCCACGGCTCTGCTCACAAGTACATGAGAGGGGCCTTGCTTTCTCTTATCAGCCCCACGATGATTAAAGATCAACTCTTGCCCAAAATAGACGATTTCATGAGATCCCACTTAAGTGATTGGGATAACAAGATTGTTGATATCCAAGAGAAAACAAAAGAG ATGGCGTTTCTATCATCATTTAGACAAATTGCTAGCACTGAAGCAAGCTCAATATCAGAAGCATTCATGCCTGAATTCTTCAAACTGGTCCTGGGAACCCTTTCACTCCCCATCAACCTTCGCGGCACAAATTACCATCGTGGATTTCag GCAAGACAGAACATTACATGCTGGTTAAGGACACTTGTTGAAGAAAGAAGAGCTTCTGGTGAAAAACAAAAGGATATGCTTGGTCTTCTAGTAggggaagagaataaatacaAGCTAAGTGATGAGGAAATGATCGACTTGATCATTACCATCTTGTATTCTGGATACGAGACCGTGTCAACTACTTCTATGATGGCTGTCAAGTATCTTCATGATCATCCAAAAGTGCTAGAAGAATTAAGG AAAGAACATATGGCAATAAGGGAAAGAAAAAATCCTGAGGATCCTATTGATTATGAAGACTACAGATCGATGCGCTTCACACGTGCG GTCATATACGAGACATCCAGACTGGCAACAATAGTAAATGGAGTATTGAGAAAGACAACTACAGATATGGAAATTAATG GTTATCTAATTCCCAAAGGATGGAGGATATATGTGTACACGAGGGAGGTCAACTACGACCCGTGCCTTTATCCCGATCCATATACCTTCAATCCATGGAGATGGCTG GGAAAAGGCCTAGAAAATCAGCaccatttcttgattttcgGAGGAGGAACGAGACAGTGCCCTGGAAAGGAACTCGGTCTGGCGGAAATTTCCACATTCCTTCATTATTTTGTGACAAGATACAGATGGGAAGAAGTAGAGGGAAACAAGCTAATGAAATTTCCTAGAGTCGAAGCACCCAACGGGCTCAAGATTAGGGTTTCTACTCCCTAA